A window from Gottschalkiaceae bacterium SANA encodes these proteins:
- a CDS encoding GyrI-like domain-containing protein has translation MFGPCSVIEREKQLVLSVRTRTSFEELPNVIGIEYGKIYAYMLEVGAAPSDAPFVGYYNMDMNDLDVEIGFPVAKEVIGKDEIKGSEIPEGKYATLIYTGPYSEMKAAYKKLSEWMDLHQIEPNYLAYEIYLNDPEMVKPEELETQILLGAK, from the coding sequence ATGTTTGGACCCTGTAGTGTGATTGAAAGAGAGAAGCAATTGGTTTTATCTGTACGAACAAGAACATCGTTTGAGGAATTGCCGAATGTGATTGGAATCGAATATGGGAAAATTTATGCCTATATGCTAGAGGTTGGGGCAGCACCGTCAGATGCTCCATTCGTTGGTTATTATAATATGGATATGAACGATCTAGATGTGGAAATTGGGTTCCCAGTAGCTAAGGAAGTGATTGGGAAGGACGAGATTAAGGGAAGTGAAATTCCTGAAGGCAAGTATGCGACATTGATCTATACGGGTCCCTATAGTGAAATGAAAGCAGCCTACAAGAAGTTGTCGGAATGGATGGACTTGCATCAAATAGAGCCAAACTATCTTGCTTATGAGATCTATTTGAATGACCCGGAAATGGTTAAGCCGGAAGAATTGGAAACACAAATTCTTCTGGGAGCGAAATAG
- a CDS encoding C-GCAxxG-C-C family (seleno)protein, whose product MEQVMEKMMEEAKLKAEDNFRRGLNCSECVVRALIDTEGVNLSPEALKYSSGFGGGVGLYGSMCGALSGAVLAVSSVHGRDHILKDDPKVDRKELLKERVPELTGEKGLYKIFNNLAAEFKTQHSSDLCRELTEPFDFGDRERAVLCKGIIGDAAALAVKWMLTENDGSLAFVKTVKD is encoded by the coding sequence ATGGAGCAAGTGATGGAAAAAATGATGGAAGAAGCAAAACTGAAGGCGGAGGATAATTTTCGAAGAGGATTGAATTGTAGTGAATGCGTAGTACGAGCGTTGATTGACACGGAGGGTGTGAATCTTTCTCCCGAAGCTTTGAAATATTCCAGTGGATTTGGTGGTGGTGTGGGACTCTACGGCTCTATGTGTGGTGCGCTTTCGGGTGCGGTGCTGGCAGTTTCCAGTGTTCATGGACGCGATCACATTTTAAAAGATGATCCGAAGGTCGACCGTAAAGAGCTGTTGAAGGAACGAGTACCTGAGTTAACTGGAGAAAAAGGCTTGTACAAAATTTTCAACAATTTGGCGGCAGAATTCAAAACACAGCATAGTTCTGATCTTTGTCGAGAATTAACGGAACCTTTTGATTTTGGGGATCGAGAACGGGCGGTGCTTTGTAAAGGAATCATTGGAGATGCTGCTGCATTGGCAGTGAAGTGGATGTTGACAGAGAACGACGGAAGTTTAGCGTTTGTCAAAACGGTCAAAGATTGA